The Clostridioides difficile genome has a segment encoding these proteins:
- a CDS encoding YitT family protein — protein sequence MARRLFLERIGLILLGSAILAFGVYNFYYLNNITEGGVLGILLLLKNLFNIQPAIANIVIDGLLLLVGYKFFGKKFLIYSIVASISFSVLYDLFEAIGPLVPQSQNMLLSTILAGLTVGVGVGIIVKAGCASGGDDALALVISKTTSLNIGQVYLATDVIVLLLSLFYLSAFDIFYSLIAVTISGKVIDFIYYHGKNLDMDMSNDIVPEC from the coding sequence ATGGCCAGGCGGTTATTTTTAGAAAGGATTGGACTTATATTATTAGGTTCAGCAATATTAGCATTTGGAGTTTATAATTTTTACTATCTAAACAACATAACAGAAGGTGGAGTGTTAGGTATTTTACTACTGTTAAAAAATTTATTCAACATACAGCCAGCAATAGCAAATATTGTAATTGACGGTTTACTCCTTTTAGTAGGATATAAATTTTTCGGTAAAAAATTCCTAATATATTCAATAGTAGCTTCTATAAGTTTTTCAGTATTGTATGATTTATTTGAAGCTATAGGACCTCTTGTACCACAATCACAAAATATGCTTTTATCAACTATTTTGGCAGGTTTAACTGTAGGAGTAGGAGTAGGGATAATAGTAAAAGCAGGTTGTGCATCAGGAGGAGACGATGCTTTAGCATTAGTAATTTCTAAGACTACATCTTTGAACATAGGGCAAGTTTATCTAGCAACAGATGTTATTGTATTGTTGTTATCACTATTTTATCTATCAGCGTTTGATATTTTTTATTCTTTGATTGCTGTTACGATTAGTGGTAAAGTAATTGATTTTATTTACTATCATGGTAAAAATTTAGATATGGATATGAGTAATGATATAGTTCCAGAATGTTAA
- a CDS encoding homoserine dehydrogenase: MQNKVKIGVLGYGTVGSGLIDIIDNNKEKRNIEIVGILVNNLEKHKEKKYSNIITNNIDDIFEKDIDILVEVMGGLEPTLSYIKKALNNKIHVVTANKDLLAECGDELAKLASENKVSIKFEASVAGGIPVLKPIIESLEGNNIDSINAILNGTTNFILSKMYDEDLSYDMALKQAQELGFAEANPESDVLGYDAARKLSILSTLAYDNRVYWKDVYLEGITDIDEKDIEYAKKLNCKIKLIGQSKYENDKVSAFVRPVLVEKDNILARIDNEFNAVIVNGDSVGEVSFVGKGAGSLATGSAVYSDVIDIIDNRVSSIDSFTKDRIQVNKIVREKCGALLRFKKCNKDEILNIVGNCLVNYDILNDDDELAIMVYADSEYEINNSLCLIKDKGYCEKMNKMLKIS; encoded by the coding sequence ATGCAAAATAAAGTAAAAATTGGAGTACTAGGATATGGAACTGTAGGAAGTGGACTTATAGATATAATAGATAATAATAAAGAGAAAAGAAATATAGAAATAGTTGGAATTTTAGTTAATAATTTAGAAAAACATAAAGAAAAAAAATACTCTAATATAATAACTAATAATATAGATGATATATTTGAGAAAGATATAGATATACTAGTTGAAGTTATGGGTGGTTTAGAGCCAACACTATCTTATATCAAAAAAGCATTAAATAATAAAATTCATGTTGTTACAGCAAATAAAGATTTACTAGCTGAGTGTGGAGATGAACTTGCAAAATTAGCTAGTGAAAATAAAGTAAGTATTAAATTTGAAGCTTCAGTTGCTGGAGGTATACCAGTATTAAAGCCAATAATAGAATCATTAGAAGGAAATAATATAGACAGCATAAATGCTATTTTGAATGGAACTACTAACTTTATATTATCTAAAATGTATGATGAGGATTTGTCTTATGACATGGCATTAAAACAGGCTCAAGAATTAGGTTTTGCCGAAGCGAACCCAGAGTCAGATGTATTAGGATATGATGCGGCTAGAAAACTATCAATCTTGTCAACTCTAGCTTATGACAATAGAGTATACTGGAAAGATGTGTATTTAGAAGGAATTACAGATATAGATGAAAAAGATATAGAATATGCAAAAAAATTAAATTGTAAGATAAAATTAATTGGTCAGAGTAAATATGAAAATGATAAAGTAAGCGCATTTGTTAGACCTGTCCTAGTAGAAAAAGATAACATACTTGCTAGAATAGACAACGAATTTAATGCTGTAATAGTAAATGGAGATTCAGTAGGAGAAGTTTCTTTTGTAGGTAAGGGAGCTGGAAGTCTAGCAACAGGAAGTGCAGTTTACTCAGATGTTATTGATATAATAGATAACAGAGTTTCTAGTATAGATTCTTTTACTAAAGATAGAATACAAGTAAATAAAATAGTTAGAGAAAAGTGTGGAGCACTTCTTAGATTTAAAAAATGTAATAAAGATGAAATATTGAATATAGTTGGGAACTGCTTAGTAAACTATGATATTTTAAATGATGATGATGAGCTTGCTATTATGGTTTATGCTGATTCTGAGTATGAAATAAATAACAGCTTATGTCTAATAAAAGACAAAGGATATTGTGAAAAAATGAATAAAATGTTGAAAATAAGCTAA
- a CDS encoding ABC transporter permease: protein MKKAFEKLNLRDYGVLLGFLALCIAISVATPSFLGKQNILNLLRQSSIIGIISAGMTFVIISGNFDISVGAVAALAGAITMKFATGGTNLFVAMLLGVAICAVIGLINGIVVAKINVPSLIATMAMVTIVRGLLLMLTGGYPITENIPILDYIGNGYLFNIPIPVVIFFIVVLASFIVLNKTKFGRYVYSVGGNQEASKLNGINVDSHKIKVFIINAVLAGIAGIVLTGRLGTATAIAGEGYDMDAIASVVIGGTSVAGGSGSVLKTVIGVLLMSVINNSFNLLGIDVYFQYIFKGLIILAAVGFDSYSKKKLASR, encoded by the coding sequence ATGAAAAAAGCTTTTGAGAAATTGAATTTAAGAGATTATGGAGTATTACTAGGTTTTTTGGCTTTATGTATAGCGATAAGTGTTGCCACTCCATCATTTTTAGGTAAACAAAATATACTTAATCTTTTGCGACAATCTTCTATAATTGGAATAATTTCAGCAGGGATGACTTTTGTTATAATATCTGGAAATTTTGATATATCAGTTGGAGCAGTGGCAGCTCTTGCAGGTGCTATAACGATGAAATTTGCGACTGGTGGAACTAATCTGTTTGTAGCCATGCTTTTAGGGGTAGCAATTTGTGCAGTGATAGGATTAATAAATGGGATAGTAGTTGCAAAGATAAATGTACCATCACTAATAGCTACTATGGCTATGGTTACTATTGTAAGAGGATTGCTTTTGATGCTTACAGGAGGATATCCAATTACTGAAAATATACCAATACTTGATTACATTGGAAATGGATATTTATTTAATATACCAATACCAGTAGTAATTTTCTTTATAGTAGTGTTAGCTTCATTTATTGTACTCAATAAAACTAAGTTTGGTAGATATGTTTATTCTGTAGGAGGTAATCAAGAAGCAAGTAAACTTAATGGTATAAATGTGGATTCTCATAAAATAAAAGTATTTATTATTAATGCTGTACTTGCAGGAATAGCTGGGATTGTACTAACTGGAAGACTTGGAACTGCAACTGCGATTGCAGGTGAAGGATATGATATGGATGCGATTGCATCTGTTGTAATTGGAGGTACATCGGTAGCAGGAGGCTCTGGTTCTGTACTTAAAACTGTTATAGGTGTGCTACTTATGAGTGTTATAAACAACAGTTTTAATCTTCTTGGAATAGATGTATATTTCCAATACATATTTAAAGGTTTAATAATTTTAGCAGCAGTTGGATTTGATTCTTATAGCAAGAAAAAGCTTGCTTCAAGATAA
- a CDS encoding sugar ABC transporter substrate-binding protein, translated as MRKLMKHLALLLSLVMIFTLVGCSNDGGKGKDGEKKIAVLLPGSTGYFVATKQGIDAKSKELGVNVEYADAQWDASKQLSQAEDFMAKGVDMIALCGVDSAVSERIVKAANDSDVPIIAFTNSIGSNPTGEFKGLATYIGQNEEETGALTGKIAKNLLGEAGGKAVLIEGVPGTTPQVLRKKGLEKELKDSNIQIVYNQTSNWEKEQALKVTEDLIQKKTDFNVIICQDDNSATGAGQALKDAGLKDKVKVIGLGGSKDGLKAVTDGLIDGTTYMSAIEEGALVIEKASNFLKGEKIEPVTQIKQVEVNKDNISEFKGEW; from the coding sequence ATGAGAAAATTAATGAAACATTTAGCACTATTGCTATCACTTGTTATGATATTCACTTTAGTTGGATGTTCAAATGATGGTGGAAAAGGAAAAGACGGAGAAAAAAAGATAGCAGTATTGCTACCAGGTTCAACAGGTTATTTTGTAGCAACTAAACAAGGTATAGATGCAAAATCTAAAGAATTAGGTGTAAACGTAGAATATGCAGATGCTCAATGGGATGCTAGTAAACAACTATCACAAGCTGAAGATTTTATGGCTAAAGGAGTAGATATGATTGCATTATGTGGAGTTGATTCTGCTGTAAGTGAGAGAATAGTTAAGGCTGCTAATGATTCAGATGTTCCTATAATAGCATTTACAAATTCTATAGGAAGTAATCCAACTGGAGAATTTAAGGGTCTAGCTACATATATAGGGCAAAATGAGGAAGAAACAGGAGCATTAACAGGTAAAATTGCTAAAAACTTATTAGGAGAAGCTGGTGGAAAAGCTGTATTAATAGAAGGTGTTCCAGGAACTACTCCACAAGTATTAAGAAAAAAAGGTCTTGAAAAAGAATTAAAAGATAGTAATATACAAATAGTTTATAATCAAACTTCAAATTGGGAGAAAGAACAGGCCTTAAAGGTAACAGAAGATTTAATTCAAAAGAAAACTGATTTTAATGTTATAATATGTCAAGATGATAACTCTGCTACAGGAGCAGGGCAAGCTTTAAAAGATGCTGGTCTTAAAGATAAAGTTAAAGTTATAGGTTTAGGTGGAAGTAAAGATGGATTAAAAGCTGTAACTGATGGGTTAATAGATGGTACAACTTATATGTCTGCTATAGAAGAAGGAGCATTAGTCATAGAAAAGGCATCTAATTTCCTTAAAGGTGAAAAAATTGAACCTGTTACACAAATTAAACAAGTTGAAGTCAACAAGGACAATATTTCAGAATTTAAGGGTGAATGGTAA
- a CDS encoding ROK family protein, which produces MKNIVGKPQTIKKVNEDLIKNIIKNDGPITKPEISSITELSLATVNKIVEQLALKNEVKVSGLSESTGGRRAQLFEINANLEHIIALYYYRNSCIGVVANLLGEIMYQEEFNIRMDTYENVNQDTFFVIDTLIENVKGNNIRAIGIGVPGVVKNGVVKNIPTIKSWEGIDLENLIKSKYNTKVFIENDTNITTIGIYQKQYKDEYKNMALMYLEDGIGSGIVINGELYLGSTNFAGELSYLNIEFSKYNYDNLNIEDYIMSLRKRYLESKDNKFKKEILSIISNFVRTLVCVLNPEAMIIQCNILTKSDMEFIEEDVNKSVGGENFPRLIKVESLREGSINGVISMCLKETDYQYSLSNKKGGY; this is translated from the coding sequence ATGAAAAATATAGTTGGAAAACCGCAAACGATAAAAAAAGTAAATGAAGATTTAATAAAAAATATTATAAAAAATGATGGACCTATAACAAAGCCAGAAATTTCAAGTATTACTGAATTGAGTTTAGCAACAGTTAATAAAATTGTAGAACAATTAGCTTTAAAAAACGAAGTCAAAGTAAGTGGGTTGAGTGAATCTACTGGAGGGAGAAGGGCTCAGTTATTTGAGATAAATGCAAACTTAGAACACATAATAGCATTATATTATTATAGAAATAGTTGTATAGGGGTAGTAGCAAACTTATTAGGTGAGATAATGTATCAAGAAGAATTTAATATAAGAATGGATACATATGAAAACGTTAACCAAGATACTTTTTTTGTTATAGATACCTTAATTGAAAATGTAAAAGGAAACAATATAAGAGCTATTGGAATTGGTGTTCCAGGAGTTGTAAAAAATGGTGTAGTTAAGAATATACCAACTATAAAAAGTTGGGAAGGTATAGATTTAGAAAATTTAATAAAGAGTAAATACAATACCAAAGTATTTATAGAGAATGATACAAATATTACCACTATTGGAATCTATCAAAAACAGTACAAAGACGAATATAAAAATATGGCACTTATGTATTTAGAGGATGGTATTGGCTCAGGTATAGTTATAAATGGTGAATTATATCTAGGCTCTACAAATTTTGCTGGAGAACTAAGTTATCTAAATATAGAGTTTAGTAAATATAACTACGATAACTTAAATATTGAAGATTATATTATGAGTCTAAGAAAAAGATATTTAGAGAGCAAAGATAATAAATTTAAAAAAGAAATCTTATCTATAATATCAAATTTTGTAAGGACTCTTGTCTGTGTTTTAAATCCAGAAGCTATGATTATACAGTGCAATATATTAACTAAAAGTGACATGGAATTTATAGAAGAAGATGTAAATAAGAGTGTTGGAGGAGAAAATTTCCCTAGACTAATAAAAGTGGAGTCATTGAGAGAAGGAAGTATAAATGGAGTAATTAGTATGTGTTTAAAAGAAACTGACTACCAATATTCCTTATCTAATAAAAAAGGAGGATATTAA
- a CDS encoding sugar ABC transporter ATP-binding protein — MSKILEMQQIYKSFGKVDVLNGIDFELEKGEVRALLGANGAGKSTLIKILGGVHSQTKGKVILAGNEIMFKNPHHSKENGISIIYQELSLIPTLTVIENIFLGRETLKGIVFLNKKDMLEEYMKICEDFDFNIDPHVVVSNLSVANQQMVEIMKAVSCNSEIIIMDEPTTSLTNNEKEGLFKIINRLKAKGKTIVYISHILEEVFKVCDSTSIMKNGTMIGTYDVKDLTKLKITQLMTGNDNHKLIEKKDYTFAKYEEAPVLDVRNVSWSNKIKNVSFKVYRGEVVGLAGLVGSRRTEIINLIFGIDNKDSGDILINGKSVDITSPKVAIKNKIGLIPEDRKNLGLILEQAIYTNSASVQIDKFKKFLFIDRNREIEFSKKGVKELGIKVSDVKQEVKELSGGNQQKVVVSKWLDKDLDLIIYDEPTKGIDIAAKEDIFNTIKEFSSKGIGVIFISSDLEEVIRVSDRILVTREGSIVDDLKNENIKVQDIMNSIFNV, encoded by the coding sequence GTGAGTAAAATACTGGAAATGCAGCAAATATATAAAAGTTTTGGAAAGGTAGACGTTTTAAATGGTATAGATTTTGAACTAGAAAAGGGAGAGGTAAGAGCACTTTTAGGAGCTAATGGAGCAGGAAAATCTACACTTATTAAGATTCTAGGAGGAGTTCATTCCCAAACTAAAGGTAAAGTTATTTTAGCTGGCAATGAAATAATGTTTAAAAATCCACATCATTCTAAAGAAAATGGCATTAGTATAATTTATCAAGAATTAAGTTTAATACCAACACTTACAGTTATTGAAAATATTTTTTTAGGTAGAGAAACTTTAAAAGGAATTGTGTTTTTAAATAAGAAAGATATGCTAGAAGAATACATGAAAATTTGTGAGGATTTTGACTTTAATATAGACCCACATGTAGTAGTGTCTAATTTGAGTGTAGCAAATCAACAAATGGTTGAGATAATGAAAGCAGTTTCATGTAATTCTGAAATCATTATAATGGATGAACCTACAACATCACTCACTAATAATGAAAAAGAAGGCTTATTTAAAATAATAAACAGATTGAAAGCTAAGGGGAAAACTATAGTTTACATTTCTCATATACTAGAGGAAGTTTTTAAGGTATGTGATAGTACAAGTATAATGAAAAATGGAACTATGATTGGAACTTATGATGTAAAAGATTTAACTAAATTAAAAATAACGCAACTTATGACAGGAAATGATAATCACAAACTTATAGAGAAGAAGGATTATACATTTGCAAAGTATGAAGAAGCACCTGTATTAGATGTTAGAAATGTAAGTTGGTCTAATAAAATAAAAAATGTTTCATTTAAAGTTTATAGAGGTGAAGTTGTAGGTCTTGCAGGTCTTGTAGGTTCAAGAAGAACTGAAATTATAAATTTGATATTTGGGATAGATAATAAAGATAGTGGAGATATACTTATTAATGGTAAAAGTGTAGATATAACTTCTCCTAAAGTTGCGATAAAAAATAAAATAGGGCTAATCCCTGAAGATAGAAAAAATCTTGGATTAATTTTGGAACAAGCTATATATACTAATTCAGCATCAGTACAAATTGATAAATTTAAGAAATTCTTGTTTATAGATAGAAATAGAGAAATTGAGTTTTCTAAAAAGGGTGTCAAGGAGCTAGGAATAAAAGTAAGTGATGTAAAACAAGAAGTAAAAGAACTTAGTGGTGGAAATCAACAAAAAGTAGTAGTTTCTAAATGGTTAGACAAAGATTTAGATTTAATAATATATGATGAACCGACAAAGGGAATAGATATTGCTGCGAAAGAAGATATTTTTAATACGATAAAAGAATTTTCAAGCAAAGGTATAGGAGTAATATTTATATCTTCTGATTTAGAAGAAGTAATAAGAGTAAGTGATAGAATTTTAGTAACAAGAGAAGGTTCTATTGTAGATGATTTAAAAAACGAGAATATAAAAGTTCAAGATATAATGAACAGTATATTTAATGTATAA
- the hisD gene encoding histidinol dehydrogenase, whose product MKSIKKANIKEKEDEKILREQVSSIIEDIRNNKDTALKKYNEMFDKNTRDEFRITEEEIKEAYKQVDDEFINNLKIAAKNIREFAKAQKASFENSFEKEIYPGVILGQTNIPIESCLTYVPGGQYPLFSTALMLIIPAKIAGVKRIVACSPTMKNTKNINPKTLVAMDIAGADEIYATGGVQAIAAFTYGTEKIKPVDIIVGPGNKFVTEAKRQCYGQVGIDFVAGPSEVLIIADETSNPVYIAADLLAQCEHDLNARGILLTDSLEIAQEVEKNIKIMLEDLPTKDIAYSSWKNNGEIILVDDMEEAIKISNFYAPEHLEVAVNEYDDICDRLTNYGSLFIGNLSAEVFGDYVSGTNHTLPTLKASRYTGGVWVGTFIKTCTKQILNEKAIKVLAPVAEKLAKEEGLYAHAKAAEVRFNK is encoded by the coding sequence ATGAAGAGTATAAAAAAAGCAAATATAAAAGAAAAGGAAGATGAAAAAATATTAAGAGAACAAGTAAGTTCTATAATAGAAGATATAAGAAATAATAAAGATACTGCTTTGAAAAAATATAACGAAATGTTTGATAAAAACACAAGAGATGAATTCAGAATTACTGAAGAAGAAATAAAAGAAGCTTATAAACAGGTAGATGATGAATTTATAAACAATTTAAAAATTGCTGCTAAAAATATAAGAGAATTTGCAAAAGCACAAAAGGCTAGTTTCGAAAATTCTTTTGAAAAGGAAATCTATCCAGGAGTTATTTTAGGTCAAACTAATATTCCTATAGAGTCATGCCTTACATATGTTCCAGGCGGGCAATATCCTTTATTTTCAACAGCTCTTATGCTTATAATACCTGCAAAAATTGCAGGAGTAAAAAGAATAGTGGCATGTTCACCAACGATGAAAAATACTAAAAATATAAATCCCAAGACATTAGTAGCTATGGATATAGCAGGAGCTGATGAAATATATGCAACTGGAGGAGTTCAAGCCATAGCGGCATTTACATATGGTACAGAAAAGATTAAACCTGTTGATATAATCGTAGGACCAGGAAATAAGTTTGTAACAGAAGCTAAAAGACAATGCTATGGACAAGTTGGAATTGACTTTGTAGCTGGCCCAAGTGAAGTTCTTATAATAGCTGATGAAACTTCAAACCCAGTTTATATTGCAGCTGACTTGTTGGCACAATGCGAGCATGATTTAAATGCAAGAGGTATATTATTAACTGATAGTTTAGAAATAGCACAAGAGGTTGAGAAAAATATAAAAATCATGTTAGAAGATTTACCAACAAAAGATATTGCGTATAGTTCATGGAAAAATAATGGTGAAATAATACTGGTTGATGATATGGAGGAAGCCATTAAAATAAGCAATTTCTATGCACCAGAACATTTAGAAGTTGCAGTAAATGAGTATGATGATATTTGTGATAGATTAACTAACTATGGTTCTTTATTTATTGGAAATCTTTCTGCTGAAGTATTTGGTGATTATGTTTCAGGTACCAATCATACATTACCAACATTGAAAGCATCAAGATATACTGGTGGTGTTTGGGTTGGTACTTTTATAAAAACTTGTACAAAACAAATCTTAAATGAAAAAGCTATAAAAGTATTAGCTCCCGTTGCGGAAAAGTTAGCAAAAGAGGAGGGATTATATGCACATGCAAAGGCAGCTGAAGTTAGATTTAATAAGTAG
- a CDS encoding ATP-binding protein, with protein MNFIKNIPVPFLYCKIIREHEEIEYRVEYISKGMSQVLKLEEGICDKNILEVLPIFRAKKYSKELFSDDVDCIKRYIPALKNWINIRKQIVGDSYIVLYFCKIVFDYRQIIDSFDKKEKLAYVKDEEGIYIDCSENLISILNNKIKTTKDIFGKNDIEVWGERTGKLFRDDYLEGISSKKRFLQKLFEYEETFFMVEKYFLYDENELLGTIGIIDNVIYSGYNNKNYDSKNLMKMIEHSIPENMFYKDVYGNYIGFNSGFLNLACMNKEELLGKNSHKISTEESLIDKICKSDKDVVENKKIVTFESNMIIHNENKCIEITKRPYFDSYGSVIGIIGTARDISRRKKLEEEMDKNRMEFFANLSHELRTPINLISSSLQVIEKKEADLIESNDTLKRNLGIVKQNGNRILRLVNNVIDFTKMQSGYLDFRPEESDIISFVEDICMSVADFASQNNIQLIFDTEIEEFSMLFDSEKLERIILNLLSNGIKYNKENGKINIFLYVKDDMFKMKISDNGIGIPKEKIGKIFNRFEQIDNELSYRVKGSGIGLSLVKSLVELHDGNISLKSQLGIGSEFIVSLPIRSKNNSEKCNYKRELSNELSKKLEIEFSDL; from the coding sequence GTGAATTTTATAAAAAATATACCTGTGCCTTTTTTATACTGTAAAATTATAAGAGAACATGAAGAAATAGAATATAGAGTGGAATATATAAGTAAAGGTATGAGTCAAGTATTAAAACTAGAAGAGGGAATCTGTGATAAAAATATATTAGAAGTATTACCTATATTTAGAGCAAAAAAATATTCCAAAGAGTTGTTCTCAGATGATGTAGATTGTATAAAAAGATATATTCCAGCACTTAAAAATTGGATAAACATAAGAAAACAAATAGTTGGAGATTCGTACATAGTTTTGTATTTTTGTAAAATAGTATTCGATTATAGACAGATAATCGATTCATTTGATAAAAAAGAAAAATTAGCTTATGTTAAAGATGAAGAAGGAATATATATAGATTGTAGTGAAAATTTAATATCAATATTAAATAACAAAATTAAGACTACAAAAGATATATTTGGAAAAAATGATATAGAAGTATGGGGAGAACGAACTGGAAAATTATTTAGGGATGACTATTTAGAAGGAATATCCAGTAAAAAAAGGTTTTTGCAAAAACTATTTGAATATGAAGAAACATTTTTTATGGTTGAAAAATATTTCTTATATGATGAAAATGAACTTTTAGGAACTATAGGAATAATAGATAATGTAATATACAGTGGATATAATAATAAAAACTATGATTCAAAAAACTTAATGAAAATGATTGAACACTCAATACCAGAGAATATGTTTTATAAAGACGTATATGGAAATTATATTGGATTTAATTCAGGTTTTTTGAATTTAGCATGTATGAATAAAGAAGAGTTATTAGGGAAGAATAGTCATAAAATATCAACAGAAGAATCTCTAATAGACAAGATATGTAAAAGTGATAAGGATGTAGTTGAAAATAAAAAGATTGTTACATTTGAATCAAATATGATTATACATAACGAAAATAAGTGTATTGAGATTACAAAAAGACCGTATTTTGATAGTTATGGTAGTGTAATTGGAATAATTGGTACAGCAAGGGATATAAGTAGAAGAAAAAAATTGGAAGAAGAGATGGATAAAAATAGAATGGAGTTTTTTGCAAATCTATCTCATGAACTTAGAACTCCTATAAATTTAATATCATCTTCATTACAAGTAATAGAAAAGAAAGAGGCAGACTTAATAGAATCAAATGATACTTTAAAAAGAAATCTAGGTATAGTAAAACAAAATGGAAATAGAATATTGAGATTAGTAAATAACGTTATAGATTTTACAAAAATGCAGTCAGGATACTTAGATTTTAGACCAGAAGAGTCTGATATAATATCGTTTGTGGAAGATATATGTATGTCTGTAGCTGATTTTGCAAGTCAAAATAATATACAACTTATATTTGACACAGAAATAGAGGAGTTTTCAATGTTATTTGATTCAGAAAAATTGGAAAGGATAATATTAAATTTACTTTCTAATGGAATTAAGTACAACAAAGAAAATGGGAAAATAAACATATTTTTATATGTGAAAGATGATATGTTTAAAATGAAAATATCTGATAATGGTATAGGTATACCAAAAGAAAAAATAGGTAAAATATTTAATAGGTTTGAACAAATTGACAATGAACTTTCTTATAGAGTTAAAGGCAGTGGAATTGGGCTTTCATTGGTAAAATCTTTAGTTGAATTGCATGATGGCAATATATCTTTAAAAAGTCAACTTGGTATTGGAAGTGAATTTATTGTCTCGTTGCCAATTAGAAGCAAAAATAATAGTGAAAAATGCAATTATAAAAGAGAACTTAGTAATGAACTAAGTAAGAAATTAGAAATAGAATTTTCGGATTTATAG
- a CDS encoding N-acetylglucosamine kinase: MKYLISIDGGGTKTKFCVSDLDGNVLKEHTTGSTNYKSVGIQKTYENISIGFEKILKDLHIDYNDIEYTVFGISGCDSPNDYKIIMDEILKVGFNKEKIYLVNDAVLAFYAQTDAPGLVIVAGTGSIVLGIREDGEIYRVGGWGYNFSDLGSGYDIGRKVLKKVLLYCDECHEYSDLFDCVLDFFNADSFDKLTYMITEINNNVEIANLASLVIECAERGDKLAIEILRESSIELSKLAQVILNKISNSMKSNKSEIDIVLSGGTLNRTIYAQMLMDNLREENTDKKLKFILQENQPVYGGIRLAIALANRRVKHG; the protein is encoded by the coding sequence GTGAAATATTTGATTTCAATAGATGGAGGGGGAACAAAAACAAAATTTTGTGTAAGTGATTTAGATGGAAATGTACTTAAAGAACATACTACTGGTTCAACTAATTATAAGTCAGTTGGAATTCAAAAAACATATGAAAATATTAGTATTGGATTTGAGAAAATATTAAAAGACTTACATATTGACTATAACGATATTGAGTACACTGTATTTGGTATATCTGGCTGTGATTCTCCAAATGATTATAAGATTATAATGGATGAAATATTAAAAGTTGGTTTTAACAAAGAAAAAATATATCTAGTAAATGACGCAGTTTTAGCCTTTTATGCACAAACTGATGCTCCTGGTTTAGTAATTGTAGCTGGTACAGGTTCAATTGTATTAGGAATTAGGGAAGATGGAGAAATATATAGAGTTGGTGGCTGGGGATATAATTTTAGTGATTTGGGTTCTGGATATGATATAGGAAGAAAAGTATTAAAGAAAGTTTTACTTTATTGTGATGAGTGTCATGAGTATAGTGATTTATTTGATTGTGTTTTAGACTTTTTTAATGCAGATAGCTTCGATAAACTTACATATATGATTACTGAAATAAATAACAATGTTGAAATAGCAAACTTAGCTTCATTAGTGATTGAGTGTGCTGAACGAGGTGATAAATTAGCCATTGAAATATTGAGAGAGTCATCAATTGAATTGTCTAAATTAGCTCAAGTAATATTAAACAAAATATCTAATTCAATGAAAAGTAATAAAAGTGAAATAGATATAGTTTTATCTGGTGGCACATTAAACCGAACTATATATGCTCAAATGCTAATGGACAACTTAAGGGAAGAAAATACAGATAAAAAGTTAAAATTTATACTTCAAGAAAATCAGCCAGTATATGGAGGTATAAGACTTGCTATAGCATTAGCTAATAGGAGGGTCAAACATGGATAG